ATAAAAGCAACTCCAATTGTTGCCCACCAAATCCACCAGTACGGATTAGACATAGATACTATAATTCCGCCTATAATAGGATGATTCGTCCATTTTTTTTTAGATGACTCGGATAACCTATCAGGTTCTGAATTAAGAAAATCCGTTGGAATTTTTCCTTTAAAAACATCCCTGACTATTGAAAATCCAAAAAAAATAAGAAATATACCTCCTACAACACCTATGAGTTTTACTACAATATTGTTGGATAATATAAAAGAAAATCCAAATAATAAAACAGTGATTATAGCTATCTCTATAATAGCATGGCCAATAATTATCCAAAATCCTAATAAATATCCTTTTTTTCTCGTCTGCATGCTTTGAATAATAGTGTAAGTTAGTAAAGGTCCTGGAGACATAGCTCCTGTAAGAGCTACTAAAAATGAAAATGAAAAAATCGTCCAAAAAGCTGAAATAGAATTAAAAAATTCAGTACTCATGTAGTTCCCCATAATTTTAATGAAGATATTCGATTGATATAAATAATTTAAAATCTATATAATATATTTTTTATTATTTTACAAAGTTTTTAAGGAAGGAGTGATTAATTTTTAACGTTATTCACATCTGGCATTTAAACATAATTAAAGTAATATTTCTGAGGTGTTATGATATTTTTATAGGTAAGAATCCATCTTTAAAGGACTCTTACCTATGATTAAAAAATTTATTCAATTTTAACGCTAATTTACTGTAATTTCGATACTTGTCATTGATGATGCCCCGCTTTTATCTTTAGCTATAAGAGTAATCGTATGAATTCCTACCGTTGATAATGTGAATGGTAAATAATTTCCAGTTCCTATTATTCCATTCTCTCTATTAGAATGCCACGTTAAAGAAGTCCCGGGCAAATCCCCATCTTCTTTATCATACGCGGTGCCAGCAAAAATTATA
Above is a genomic segment from Desulfobacterales bacterium containing:
- a CDS encoding LysE family transporter codes for the protein MSTEFFNSISAFWTIFSFSFLVALTGAMSPGPLLTYTIIQSMQTRKKGYLLGFWIIIGHAIIEIAIITVLLFGFSFILSNNIVVKLIGVVGGIFLIFFGFSIVRDVFKGKIPTDFLNSEPDRLSESSKKKWTNHPIIGGIIVSMSNPYWWIWWATIGVAFMIQFDVSFNNLSKLTAFFLGHEAGDLIWYVFVSFAAYFGVKKMNKKVYYSILSACGVVMIAFGIFLGVSPLLQK